The Oryza glaberrima chromosome 9, OglaRS2, whole genome shotgun sequence genome includes a window with the following:
- the LOC127783568 gene encoding uncharacterized protein LOC127783568 encodes MTRNHAPKSLAVLLRARMHPDPVSPAPPPPAPTAAAAAAAPDPDPSAPPAAAAVRHWLHASVSSSASPALDRFSDGYRSLDRPGRREILRSLAADYDVPRARVRDLMRQYLSAAAAGGEEEEEEHPEAGGGGGSASAMYRMERGLREALRPKYAGFLEAMNAQPGGLKLLAVIRADLLALLGEENLPALRALDGYLKEKLVTWLSPAALTLHHITWDDPASLLEKIVAYEAVHPIRNLIDLKRRLGVGRRCFGYFHPAIPGEPLIFIEVALLKDTAASIQEVLWDDPPTPESEARCALFYSISSTQPGLSGINLGKFLLKRVIEMLRRDMPSVQIFATLSPIPGFMQWLLAKLASQIKLAEAESQDGSLLEGTSSTFRESILFPEEERMIHDAVEHAGGKSGIELLQDILKSSQWVKSDKLSSALKSPLMRLCARYLAREKKRGKALDAVANFHLQNGAMIERINWMADQSEKGIQQSGGIMVNYMYRLENIEEYALSYLGTGLAHTSSNLLQYIEPKDA; translated from the exons atGACCAGGAACCACGCCCCCAAgtccctcgccgtcctcctccgcgcccgGATGCACCCCGACCCCGTCtcccccgccccgccgccgcccgctccgacggcggcggcggcggcggcggcacccgaCCCCGACCCAtccgccccgcccgccgccgccgccgtccgccactGGCTCCACgcctccgtctcctcctccgcctcccccgccctCGACCGCTTCTCCGATGGCTACCGCTCCCTCgaccgccccggccgccgcgagATCCTCCGCTCCCTCGCGGCCGACTACGACGTGCCCCGTGCGCGCGTCCGCGACCTCATGCGGCAGTATctgagcgccgcggcggcgggcggggaggaggaggaagaggagcacccggaggcgggaggcggcggcggctctgcgTCGGCGATGTACCGGATGGAGCGGGGGCTCCGGGAGGCGCTCCGGCCCAAGTACGCCGGGTTCCTCGAGGCCATGAACGCGCAGCCCGGCGGGCTCAAGCTCCTCGCCGTCATCCGCGCCGACCTCCTCGCATTGCTGGG GGAGGAGAACTTGCCGGCGCTGCGTGCGCTGGACGGGTACCTGAAGGAGAAGCTCGTGACATGGCTCAGCCCGGCGGCGCTGACCCTCCACCACATAACTTGGGATGATCCGGCATCCTTGCTAGAGAAGATTGTGGCATATGAA GCTGTGCATCCAATTAGGAATTTGATTGACTTGAAGAGAAGGTTGGGCGTCGGTCGCCGTTGCTTTGGGTACTTCCATCCTGCAATACCAG GAGAACCATTGATCTTCATTGAAGTTGCTCTGCTCAAAGATACTGCCGCATCTATACAG GAAGTTCTGTGGGATGACCCTCCAACTCCTGAGAGTGAAGCCAGATGTGCGTTATTTTACTCAATATCATCAACCCAG CCAGGCCTATCTGGTATCAATCTGGGAAAATTTCTTCTCAAACGTGTGATTGAAATGTTAAGAAGAGATATGCCTTCAGTACAG ATTTTTGCAACTCTTAGTCCAATCCCTGGTTTCATGCAATGGCTTCTTGCTAAGCTGGCATCCCAAATAAAGTTAGCAGAGGCAGAATCACAGGATGGCAGTTTATTAGAAGGAACCAGTTCCACTTTCAGAGAATCCATCCTTTTTCCGGAGGAAGAGAGGATGATACATGATGCGGT TGAACATGCTGGTGGAAAAAGTGGAATCGAACTACTGCAAGATATACTGAAATCAAGTCAGTGGGTAAAATCTGACAAATTATCTTCTGCACTGAAATCTCCTCTGATGCGTTTGTGTGCAAG GTATCTCGCCAGGGAGAAAAAACGAGGAAAAGCTCTTGATGCTGTTGCAAATTTTCACTTGCAAAATGGAGCA ATGATCGAGAGGATAAACTGGATGGCTGACCAATCAGAGAAGGGCATTCAACAGAGTGGAGGTATCATGGTAAATTATATGTACAG ATTAGAGAATATAGAAGAGTATGCGCTGTCATATTTGGGTACAGGGCTTGCTCATACTTCATCTAACTTGCTCCAATATATCGAG CCAAAGGATGCATGA